The following are encoded in a window of Nakamurella sp. A5-74 genomic DNA:
- a CDS encoding sigma-70 family RNA polymerase sigma factor, translating into MPRRREQSRVAVGERVNAGDGAAGAAEADLVAVRFSEFVRAARPGLVRYAALLCGSSGLADDLVQEVLVRIHRKWNAIEGNPQAYARAAVTREFLSWRRAPARRQIPMSQSMPDAAVGGDFDDGPDPAVWAAVQALPPQQRSAVVLRFYLDQSDDQIAAAIGCRANTVRTHVSRALVVLRGVMGDSRDATTPRDGRDQR; encoded by the coding sequence GTGCCGAGACGGCGGGAGCAGAGCCGGGTCGCGGTCGGGGAGCGCGTGAACGCCGGTGACGGCGCCGCGGGCGCTGCCGAGGCCGACCTCGTGGCGGTGCGTTTTTCCGAGTTCGTCCGGGCCGCCCGTCCCGGTTTGGTGCGCTACGCAGCGCTGCTGTGCGGCAGCTCAGGGCTGGCGGACGATCTCGTCCAGGAAGTGCTGGTCCGCATCCACCGGAAGTGGAACGCCATCGAGGGCAACCCGCAGGCCTATGCGCGGGCAGCCGTCACCCGGGAGTTCCTGTCGTGGCGACGGGCGCCGGCGCGCCGGCAGATCCCCATGAGCCAGTCGATGCCCGACGCCGCTGTCGGCGGCGACTTCGACGACGGCCCGGATCCGGCGGTATGGGCTGCGGTGCAGGCACTTCCGCCACAGCAGCGGTCTGCGGTCGTCCTGCGGTTCTACCTCGATCAGAGCGACGACCAGATCGCGGCGGCCATCGGCTGCCGGGCCAACACCGTCCGCACCCATGTCTCGCGGGCGCTGGTCGTCCTGCGCGGCGTCATGGGCGACTCGCGCGACGCAACCACACCTCGTGATGGAAGGGATCAGCGATGA
- a CDS encoding DUF222 domain-containing protein: MNSTSGASVADIREHAAALSAGLKTLHTNIFRCPTGELGEFLSELAELRALAGAASVIVTADAETRGVVEASQSASTRGWIAEHGWHSRREATTIAKAAHILRRPELAEIADSIRTADLDLPTAVVVQGEYDKLAPELLPGAHPIVLKQLVNHGAEHGPRGVRELRQWIIAHHSKPDEFADFQDRCRRHISLSSPTETSTGLHEYRLVVDNEGLSILEAAIQTLAAPRPDAETKERDNRPADRRRGEALIEALRRSVLAQGQGVTAAPTATLNVTMNLDDLQQRTGAGTCTGTIADGTLLAPDTVRKLACDATIIPLVLGADGAVLDCGKEQRLFTLAQKRVLWARDRHCTFPGCDIPAQWCDAHHLVHWVDGGPTDLDNAALLCPAHHTIVHRDELSGEGTAGQVIWDRRPGSYRPTRRPDPPCESAASEFRPPAPRSVPTPLRT; the protein is encoded by the coding sequence ATGAACAGCACGAGTGGAGCGAGCGTCGCGGACATCCGCGAACACGCCGCTGCGCTGAGTGCCGGGCTGAAAACACTGCACACCAACATCTTCCGATGCCCCACCGGCGAATTGGGTGAGTTCCTCAGCGAGCTCGCGGAACTGCGAGCTCTGGCCGGCGCTGCTAGCGTGATCGTCACCGCGGACGCCGAGACCCGCGGTGTGGTGGAAGCGTCCCAGTCGGCGTCGACCCGCGGCTGGATCGCCGAACACGGCTGGCACTCCCGCCGCGAAGCAACCACCATCGCGAAAGCCGCGCACATCCTGAGACGCCCCGAGCTCGCAGAGATCGCCGACTCCATCCGCACCGCCGACCTCGACCTGCCCACCGCCGTCGTCGTGCAGGGCGAGTACGACAAACTGGCGCCGGAGCTGCTGCCAGGTGCGCACCCGATCGTGCTGAAGCAACTGGTGAATCATGGCGCCGAACACGGACCCCGCGGCGTTCGGGAATTGCGCCAGTGGATCATCGCGCACCACAGCAAGCCCGACGAGTTCGCTGACTTCCAGGACCGCTGCCGCCGCCACATCTCACTCTCATCGCCCACCGAAACGTCCACCGGGCTGCACGAATACCGACTCGTCGTCGACAACGAAGGCCTCAGCATCCTCGAAGCAGCCATCCAAACCCTCGCAGCACCCCGACCCGATGCAGAGACGAAGGAACGGGACAACCGGCCCGCCGATCGGCGCCGCGGTGAGGCGCTGATCGAAGCTTTGCGCCGCTCCGTCCTCGCCCAGGGACAGGGCGTCACGGCAGCACCGACTGCAACCCTCAACGTCACCATGAACCTGGATGATCTGCAGCAGCGCACCGGAGCCGGGACCTGCACCGGGACGATCGCCGACGGCACGCTGCTCGCACCCGACACCGTCCGCAAACTCGCCTGCGACGCCACGATCATCCCTCTCGTCCTCGGCGCCGACGGCGCCGTCCTGGACTGCGGCAAAGAGCAGCGCTTGTTCACCCTGGCCCAGAAACGGGTGCTGTGGGCCCGTGATCGGCACTGCACATTCCCCGGCTGCGACATCCCCGCACAGTGGTGCGACGCCCACCACCTCGTGCACTGGGTCGACGGCGGCCCCACCGACCTCGACAATGCAGCCCTGCTCTGCCCGGCCCACCACACGATCGTCCACCGCGACGAGCTGAGCGGCGAAGGCACTGCAGGACAAGTCATCTGGGACCGACGACCCGGCTCCTACCGACCGACACGACGCCCCGATCCGCCCTGCGAATCCGCCGCGTCCGAATTCCGACCACCGGCCCCACGATCCGTGCCCACGCCGCTACGAACCTGA
- a CDS encoding anhydro-N-acetylmuramic acid kinase has protein sequence MRVLGMISGTSHDGVDVAVVEFTAEGDVLHGTLVTSGTTAYPAALRARLVAALPPSALPMAEVCALDTELGQFFASCAAATIADCGEVDLVCTHGQTVFHWIEEGRARGTLQLGQPAFLTEATGASVVSDVRSRDIAAGGQGAPLVPVLDLLLLGQVGKRCSALNLGGIANVTVVPGPSDDFLPYAYDLGPANALIDAAALQLTGRYFDADGALGAAGTPDEDLLRWLLAEPYYALPAPKSTGKELFHAGYLAEITRQFPHLRGADLVATLTALTAEVVAAEAIRIGLELLVVSGGGVRNPTLMTMIRNRLPGVEITTSDTFGAPSDTKEAIAFALIGYLTAHGLPGNVPSCTGAAGPRVLGSITPAGSGWAMQQAPMPTALVLHTA, from the coding sequence ATGCGCGTACTGGGCATGATCTCCGGGACCTCCCACGACGGGGTCGACGTCGCCGTCGTCGAGTTCACCGCCGAGGGCGACGTTCTGCACGGAACGCTCGTCACCAGCGGTACGACGGCCTACCCGGCTGCGCTCCGCGCACGGTTGGTCGCAGCCCTCCCGCCGTCGGCACTGCCGATGGCCGAGGTGTGCGCTCTGGACACCGAGCTCGGCCAGTTCTTCGCGTCTTGTGCGGCGGCCACCATCGCCGACTGCGGCGAGGTCGATCTGGTCTGCACCCACGGCCAGACGGTCTTCCACTGGATCGAGGAGGGCCGCGCGCGCGGCACCCTGCAGCTCGGGCAGCCTGCCTTCCTGACCGAGGCCACCGGAGCGAGCGTCGTCTCCGATGTCCGCAGCCGGGACATCGCCGCCGGCGGACAGGGTGCGCCGCTGGTCCCGGTCCTGGATCTGCTGCTGCTCGGTCAGGTCGGGAAGCGTTGCAGCGCACTGAATCTCGGCGGGATTGCAAACGTCACGGTCGTCCCCGGTCCGTCCGACGATTTCCTCCCCTACGCCTACGACCTGGGCCCGGCCAACGCTCTCATCGATGCTGCCGCCCTGCAGCTCACCGGCCGATACTTCGACGCCGACGGCGCACTCGGAGCGGCAGGCACGCCCGATGAGGATCTGCTCCGGTGGCTGCTCGCCGAGCCGTACTACGCCCTGCCGGCCCCGAAATCGACCGGCAAGGAGCTCTTCCACGCCGGCTACCTGGCCGAGATCACACGTCAGTTCCCCCACCTCCGGGGCGCGGACCTGGTTGCGACCCTGACTGCCCTCACTGCGGAAGTCGTTGCTGCGGAGGCGATCCGGATCGGTCTGGAGTTGTTGGTGGTGTCCGGCGGCGGCGTGCGCAACCCGACGCTGATGACGATGATCCGGAACCGGCTGCCGGGCGTCGAGATCACCACCAGCGATACCTTCGGCGCACCGTCGGACACCAAGGAGGCCATCGCGTTCGCACTGATCGGCTACCTGACCGCGCACGGACTCCCGGGAAACGTCCCGTCCTGCACCGGGGCCGCCGGTCCACGGGTGCTCGGCAGTATCACGCCGGCCGGCAGCGGTTGGGCGATGCAACAGGCACCGATGCCGACAGCCTTGGTACTGCACACAGCCTGA
- a CDS encoding PadR family transcriptional regulator, with the protein MAPSSMTDQTFLVLSALAGGPAHGYALISEVSSLSGGQTTMRVGTLYGILDRLSAQQLIEVDREEVVDSRMRRYYRLAASGVEVLHTEATKRHEQAGAALTRVRRIQPGLSS; encoded by the coding sequence ATGGCACCCAGCAGCATGACGGACCAGACGTTCCTCGTGCTCAGCGCTCTCGCCGGCGGCCCCGCCCACGGCTACGCGTTGATCAGCGAGGTCAGCTCACTCTCGGGGGGACAGACGACCATGCGCGTCGGCACGCTCTACGGCATTCTCGATCGACTCAGCGCACAGCAGCTCATCGAGGTCGATCGTGAGGAAGTGGTCGACTCGCGAATGCGTCGCTACTACCGACTCGCCGCGAGCGGGGTCGAGGTACTCCACACGGAAGCAACCAAGCGACATGAGCAAGCCGGCGCCGCCCTGACCAGGGTCCGCCGCATCCAGCCAGGACTGTCCTCGTGA